A single Cucumis melo cultivar AY chromosome 4, USDA_Cmelo_AY_1.0, whole genome shotgun sequence DNA region contains:
- the LOC103503777 gene encoding uncharacterized protein LOC103503777, giving the protein MAVSVKLMSLLVGTLGVISFVFGVVAENKKPASGTPIPGKGLVVCKYQSDPTVALGFLSFLFLLASSFAGYLSLFYPYEGKSVPRGAFFKSSSFSAFFNIALFTTGLAITMLVWPTVTEQLHLTRNVHFNLNTACPTAKTGLLGGGAFLSLDSSLLWLVALMLAGNAREDYFDEIAEKGTNVEAVKSSA; this is encoded by the exons ATGGCTGTTTCTGTTAAGTTGATGTCTCTTCTTGTTGGAACTTTGGGTGTCATATCCTTTGTATTTGGAGTTGTTGCCGAAAACAAGAAG CCTGCTTCTGGAACTCCCATCCCAGGCAAAGGCCTTGTAGTCTGCAAATATCAGAGCGACCCGACGGTGGCGTTGGGATTTCTTTCCTTTCTGTTTCTTCTTGCTTCTTCATTTGCAGGATACCTCTCTCTGTTCTATCCTTACGAAGGAAAATCCGTTCCTCGAGGTGCCTTCTTTAAGAGCAGTAGTTTCTCTGCATTCTTCAACATTGCTCT GTTCACAACTGGATTAGCTATAACCATGCTGGTATGGCCTACCGTGACAGAGCAACTTCACTTGACTCGCAATGTTCATTTCAATCTCAACACAGCGTGCCCGACTGCTAAGACCGGTCTTCTGGGTGGTGGTGCGTTTCTATCTCTTGATTCGTCCCTCTTATGGTTGGTTGCTCTGATGCTTGCTGGCAATGCACGAGAGGACTATTTCGATGAAATAGCGGAAAAAGGAACCAATGTTGAAGCTGTTAAGAGCAGTGCATga
- the LOC103503778 gene encoding uncharacterized protein LOC103503778 codes for MAVSVKLMSLTVAALGVTSFIFGVIAENKKPASGTPIPGKGIVICQYPGDPTVVLGYLSVAFLLASSVAGYLSLFYPYQGKSVPRGAMFKSSSFSAFFNIALFTTGLAITLLVWPTVTEQLHLSRNVHHNTETACPTAKTGLLGGGAFLSLDSSLFWLVALMLAGNAREDYFDEIAEKGTNSESLKSSA; via the exons ATGGCCGTGTCTGTCAAGCTGATGTCTCTTACTGTCGCAGCTTTGGGTGTAACGTCCTTTATATTTGGAGTCATTGCTGAGAACAAGAAG CCTGCATCTGGAACTCCCATCCCGGGCAAGGGCATCGTTATCTGTCAGTATCCAGGCGACCCAACCGTGGTCCTTGGATATCTTTCCGTTGCATTCCTTCTTGCTTCTTCAGTTGCAGGATACCTGTCTTTGTTCTATCCTTACCAAGGGAAATCCGTTCCTCGAGGTGCCATGTTTAAGAGCAGCAGTTTCTCCGCTTTCTTCAACATTGCCTT GTTCACAACTGGACTTGCTATAACTTTGCTCGTGTGGCCAACAGTCACCGAGCAACTTCACTTGTCACGCAACGTCCATCACAACACCGAGACAGCTTGCCCAACCGCCAAGACCGGTCTTCTAGGGGGTGGTGCATTTCTATCTCTTGATTCTTCCCTCTTCTGGCTGGTTGCTCTGATGTTGGCTGGAAATGCTCGTGAGGACTACTTTGATGAAATAGCGGAAAAAGGAACCAATTCTGAATCTCTTAAAAGCAGCGCATGA